The Methylomicrobium lacus LW14 genome window below encodes:
- a CDS encoding aminotransferase class I/II-fold pyridoxal phosphate-dependent enzyme — MSLTKIETQLQDKVSQLQRQGISKGREKVVTGILPPADGFGPRYVLEGYGDAPYLRMNSNAYLGLGLDPRVIRAEAEAVESYGAGPGAVRFISGTYQPHVELEKKLAEFHDREAAMLFSAAYATMLGVLPQLIAEDTLVVSDALNHNCIINAIRLAQPARKEVFAHGDIAALDRILAAYRGQVKRVCVVVDGVFSMRGDHAELDQINAICGQYEESYEQGVITLVDDSHGVGAFGRSGRGTEEVSGGRADILVGTLGKAFGVNGGYVVSSAAVIAYLKESAPLYIYSNPITPGEAQAALAALEIVDSPEGIDLLERLRGLSRRLRSGLERLGFETLPGAHPIVPMLIRDTDKTTRLVEHLFARQILATGLNYPVVPKGEQEIRLQVSANHTEKDIDYLLDSLTEVTHD; from the coding sequence ATGTCGCTTACAAAAATAGAAACGCAGCTGCAAGATAAAGTCAGTCAGCTGCAACGGCAAGGCATCAGTAAGGGCCGCGAGAAAGTGGTGACCGGCATCCTGCCCCCGGCGGACGGTTTCGGGCCGCGCTATGTGCTCGAAGGTTACGGCGATGCGCCTTATCTGCGCATGAACTCGAATGCCTATCTCGGGCTTGGACTCGACCCGCGCGTAATCCGGGCCGAAGCCGAAGCGGTCGAAAGCTATGGCGCGGGGCCCGGCGCGGTGCGTTTCATCAGCGGCACTTACCAGCCGCATGTCGAGCTCGAAAAAAAACTGGCCGAATTCCATGACCGCGAAGCCGCGATGCTGTTCAGCGCAGCTTATGCGACGATGCTCGGGGTGCTGCCGCAGCTGATCGCCGAGGATACGCTCGTGGTCAGCGATGCGCTGAATCATAACTGCATCATCAACGCGATCCGGCTCGCCCAGCCCGCCCGCAAGGAAGTGTTCGCGCACGGCGATATCGCCGCGCTGGACCGCATCCTTGCCGCCTATCGCGGCCAGGTCAAGCGCGTTTGCGTGGTCGTCGACGGCGTCTTCAGCATGCGCGGCGATCATGCGGAACTCGACCAAATCAACGCGATCTGCGGCCAATATGAAGAGTCTTACGAACAAGGTGTCATCACGCTGGTTGACGACTCGCACGGCGTCGGCGCATTCGGCAGGAGCGGACGCGGAACCGAGGAAGTGAGCGGCGGCAGGGCCGACATCCTGGTCGGCACGCTCGGCAAGGCCTTCGGGGTCAACGGCGGCTATGTCGTCTCCAGCGCGGCGGTGATTGCCTATCTGAAGGAAAGCGCGCCGCTTTATATCTATTCGAATCCGATCACGCCCGGCGAAGCGCAAGCGGCCTTGGCGGCCTTAGAGATCGTCGACAGTCCGGAAGGGATTGATTTGCTCGAAAGACTGCGCGGCTTGAGCCGCCGTCTCAGGTCAGGGCTCGAACGCCTGGGCTTTGAAACCCTACCCGGCGCGCATCCGATCGTGCCGATGCTGATCCGCGACACCGATAAAACCACCCGGCTGGTCGAGCATTTGTTTGCTCGCCAGATCCTCGCCACCGGGCTGAATTATCCGGTGGTTCCGAAAGGCGAACAGGAAATCAGGCTCCAGGTTTCGGCAAATCATACCGAAAAGGATATCGATTATTTACTGGACAGCCTCACTGAGGTTACGCACGATTAA
- a CDS encoding NAD-dependent epimerase/dehydratase family protein produces the protein MKKLLVTGATGQIGAELSPVLRSLYGAENVIAAANHPPPSGEFPASGPFYRLDVRDADSLERIVAEHRCDTIIHLAALLSAVAEDRPQEAWDINMNGLLNVLEVARKHRCAVFFPSSIGAFGPGTPANDTPQDTLQRPTTIYGITKVSGELLCDYYYRHFGVDTRGLRYPGLISSQVLPGGGSTDYAVEIFYAALTRRHYDCFLSAETQLDMMYMPDAIGAAIKLMTTDPSQLRHRNAFNVTAMSFTPAELAAEIRKHIPEFTIAYAIDPVRQAIASSWPRHMNDSAARAEWDWRPRFDLAAMVQDMLEKIAAKLQNG, from the coding sequence ATGAAAAAGCTATTGGTCACAGGTGCGACCGGGCAAATCGGAGCGGAATTGTCGCCGGTCCTCCGAAGCCTGTACGGCGCCGAAAACGTGATTGCGGCCGCCAACCACCCGCCGCCGTCCGGCGAATTTCCGGCATCGGGGCCTTTTTACCGGCTCGATGTGCGCGATGCGGACAGCCTCGAACGGATCGTCGCCGAACACCGCTGCGACACGATCATTCATCTGGCCGCGCTGTTGTCCGCGGTCGCCGAGGACAGGCCGCAGGAAGCCTGGGACATCAACATGAACGGCTTGTTGAATGTGCTGGAGGTCGCCAGAAAACACCGTTGCGCGGTATTTTTCCCGAGTTCGATCGGCGCCTTCGGGCCAGGCACGCCGGCGAACGATACGCCGCAGGACACCCTGCAGCGGCCGACCACGATCTACGGCATCACCAAGGTGTCCGGCGAATTGCTGTGCGACTATTACTACCGCCACTTCGGCGTCGATACGCGCGGCCTGCGTTATCCGGGCCTGATTTCGAGCCAGGTACTGCCGGGCGGCGGTTCGACCGATTACGCGGTCGAGATTTTTTATGCGGCATTGACCCGCCGGCATTACGATTGTTTCCTGAGCGCCGAGACCCAACTGGACATGATGTACATGCCCGATGCGATCGGCGCCGCGATCAAACTGATGACGACGGACCCCAGCCAATTGCGCCACCGCAATGCCTTCAATGTGACCGCGATGAGTTTCACGCCCGCGGAGCTGGCGGCCGAAATCCGGAAGCATATTCCCGAATTCACGATCGCTTATGCGATCGATCCGGTGCGCCAGGCGATCGCTTCCTCCTGGCCCCGGCACATGAACGACAGCGCCGCCCGCGCCGAATGGGACTGGCGGCCGCGCTTCGATCTGGCGGCGATGGTTCAGGATATGCTTGAAAAAATCGCGGCCAAACTGCAAAACGGCTAA
- a CDS encoding exonuclease SbcCD subunit D C-terminal domain-containing protein, which yields MKIFVFFVFFVDNASHQLPTKKAPLKVLHTSDWHLGQTLRGFDRAYEHQCFLDWLVLQIRTLDIDALLVSGDIFDNANPSSLAQKQLYRFLHAAREAAPALRIVLIAGNHDSAGRLEAPAPLLEVFETTVIGQTRRTPGGDIDLESLLVPLPDRQGRVRAWCLAVPFLRPGDVPRIETGDDPYLAGMAAVYRQGFELALSRREPGQALLALGHCHMAGGDVSKESERRIVIGGAEMLSAAIFDERLAYVALGHLHRPQAVSGKARIRYSGSPLPMSFAEIDYPHQVILIELDGESAKTIEPLRVPRAVGMLRIPAQPAPLPEVLEALHALALEDLPEEQWPYLEVRVRFDCPEPGARAAIESALKDKPLRFAGIDASYRRSDASFGPDADAELAQLSQMQPEDILQRHYQTQYGEALPAALCTAFIELLIEPAEAAQ from the coding sequence ATGAAAATTTTCGTGTTTTTCGTGTTTTTCGTGGACAATGCATCACATCAGTTACCCACGAAAAAGGCTCCATTGAAAGTTTTGCATACCTCGGACTGGCATCTGGGCCAGACCTTGCGCGGCTTCGACCGCGCCTATGAACATCAGTGTTTTCTCGACTGGCTGGTCCTTCAGATAAGGACGCTGGACATCGATGCGCTGCTGGTCAGCGGCGACATTTTCGACAATGCGAATCCGTCCTCGCTTGCGCAAAAACAGTTGTACCGATTTCTCCATGCCGCGCGCGAGGCGGCGCCGGCGCTTCGCATCGTGTTGATTGCGGGCAATCACGACTCGGCAGGACGCCTGGAGGCGCCGGCGCCGCTGCTCGAAGTCTTCGAAACTACGGTGATCGGCCAGACTCGCCGCACGCCGGGCGGCGATATCGATCTGGAGTCTCTATTGGTGCCTTTGCCGGACCGGCAGGGCCGGGTGCGCGCCTGGTGCCTGGCCGTGCCTTTTTTGCGCCCCGGCGATGTGCCGCGGATCGAAACCGGCGATGATCCCTATCTGGCAGGCATGGCGGCAGTGTACCGGCAGGGATTCGAGCTGGCGCTGAGCCGGCGTGAGCCCGGGCAGGCGCTGTTAGCGCTCGGGCATTGCCATATGGCGGGCGGCGATGTATCGAAGGAGTCGGAGCGGCGTATCGTGATCGGCGGGGCCGAAATGTTGTCCGCGGCGATATTCGACGAACGCCTGGCTTATGTGGCGCTGGGGCATCTGCACCGGCCGCAGGCGGTGTCGGGCAAGGCACGGATTCGTTACTCCGGCAGTCCATTGCCGATGTCGTTTGCCGAAATCGACTATCCGCATCAGGTGATATTGATCGAACTGGACGGCGAGAGCGCCAAGACGATCGAGCCGCTCAGGGTGCCGCGTGCGGTCGGCATGCTGCGCATCCCCGCGCAGCCGGCGCCATTGCCGGAGGTGCTCGAAGCCTTGCATGCGCTCGCATTGGAGGATTTGCCCGAGGAGCAATGGCCTTACCTGGAAGTCCGGGTGCGTTTCGACTGCCCCGAGCCGGGCGCGCGCGCGGCGATCGAATCGGCGTTGAAAGACAAGCCGCTCCGCTTCGCCGGCATCGATGCCAGCTACCGGCGAAGCGATGCCTCCTTCGGCCCCGATGCCGACGCCGAGCTTGCGCAATTAAGCCAAATGCAGCCCGAAGACATCCTGCAGCGGCATTATCAAACGCAGTACGGCGAGGCGTTGCCGGCGGCGCTGTGCACCGCATTTATCGAATTGCTGATCGAACCGGCCGAGGCGGCGCAATGA
- a CDS encoding AAA family ATPase produces MKILAIRGKNLASLAGEFGVDFEQAPLATAGLFAISGPTGAGKSTLLDALCLALYDKTPRLHQVTSSGARLQDVGAETVMQHDVRNLLRRGCAEGYAEVDFAGGDRQSYRARWSVRRARGKADGKLQASEMTLISRADQQRIGGVKTEVLEAIQQRIGLSFNQFTRAVLLAQNEFGVFLKAPDDERATLLETLTGTDLYSRISIRAFERAKLEKYTLEQLQARLTEQLPLDTAAREELEEKLKTLAQVIENNTQHKTALEAQLQWHRRYRDLQKAEQEAQGQWESIQREDSQAQPRRERLALIEALQDARPLLGESDRLAGECEEALQNLSRAETALTEAETAAQAGRDVQQQAQQQREEAERQKAAALPELNKARQLDAEIETLKPAHAQQQRQWQDAGQALDKIKGALAGKEKENHAAAAAREQVSAWLNEHAHLETLSRQWPRWEALFAQGRETLVRLQTAGNTLAASEHELAACRRQVAASATLLEQLRGDSEQAEQTQKTLAQEAAAFDAAALLESNRGSQERLARLRTAEAVWRRLLELQSAHGVQSEKLQGLTESRQRQSAERQALRQELPNWIACHEQAGKMFDLAKMASSQNVEQMRATLRDDEACPVCGSLQHPFADIRHPYRDQLDALEREVAACLERRQQGEQQDSRLGLSLEQHDKQIAELKADLAATADQIGQQQIQWHAQPLKAELAAREAAAYPDWFASQIVASEAQQQKIAVELQAMTKVNARLTEARQRFEGLFEKRNTVQKQFDAAGEALKQAEFNRQAAAATRQSAAEQLDRQLAELDVAFADAGWRQDWIRAPEDFASRCSKQAQHWQDQQNRQLQLAAEIVVFETELKALTGNLGQAGAQVSTAQTAFAAIDRELAGKKTARAALFDGQAVSVIETRLEQNISGAKKRFEAAAEAAAQSQTRLATCREAREQAQHQWNTRQAQLGRAQQALSAWLAAFNQAHAADKPIEAADLREILQQNRSEIAAERLALDTLKEALTGAQSVLSERRRQCESHRETRASLDTEDALQSQLSELQNQLAAEQNQRTELDLQRRADEARIKTSSELQAQIGTQAAVSETWGKLGALIGSADGKKFRNIAQQLTLDILLGYANQHLKDLSRRYRLERVKDTLALQVVDQDMGDEIRSVHSLSGGESFLLSLALALGLASLSSNRVKVESLFIDEGFGSLDAETLRVAMDALDTLQSLGRKVGVISHVQEMTERIGVRIQVRRVSGGSSHVDVQGV; encoded by the coding sequence ATGAAAATTTTGGCGATCCGAGGAAAAAATCTGGCCTCGCTTGCCGGCGAATTTGGGGTCGATTTTGAACAAGCGCCGCTGGCCACTGCCGGGCTGTTTGCGATCAGCGGCCCGACCGGCGCGGGCAAGAGCACGCTGCTCGATGCGCTGTGTCTGGCCTTGTATGACAAGACGCCGCGCCTGCATCAGGTCACTTCCAGCGGCGCGCGGCTTCAGGATGTCGGCGCTGAAACGGTGATGCAGCACGATGTCCGCAATCTGTTGCGCCGAGGCTGTGCGGAAGGTTATGCCGAAGTCGATTTTGCCGGCGGCGACAGGCAGTCATATCGCGCCCGCTGGAGCGTGCGCCGGGCGCGCGGCAAGGCGGACGGCAAGCTGCAAGCCTCCGAGATGACGCTGATCAGCCGGGCCGATCAACAGCGTATCGGTGGCGTCAAGACCGAAGTGCTGGAAGCGATACAGCAGCGCATCGGGCTCAGTTTCAATCAGTTCACCCGCGCGGTGCTGCTCGCGCAAAACGAATTCGGCGTGTTTTTGAAAGCGCCCGACGACGAACGCGCGACCCTGCTCGAAACGCTGACCGGCACCGACCTGTACAGCCGGATTTCGATCCGGGCGTTCGAGCGCGCCAAACTCGAAAAATACACGCTCGAACAACTGCAAGCCCGGCTTACCGAACAACTGCCGCTGGATACGGCCGCTCGTGAGGAACTGGAGGAGAAACTCAAAACGCTCGCGCAGGTGATCGAGAACAACACGCAGCACAAAACGGCGCTCGAAGCACAGTTGCAATGGCATCGGCGTTATCGCGACTTGCAGAAAGCCGAACAGGAGGCACAAGGCCAATGGGAAAGCATACAACGCGAGGATAGTCAGGCGCAGCCGCGCCGCGAGCGCTTGGCGCTGATCGAAGCGTTGCAGGATGCGCGTCCGCTGTTGGGGGAGTCCGATCGTTTGGCCGGCGAATGCGAGGAGGCCCTGCAAAACCTGAGCCGGGCCGAGACCGCGTTGACCGAGGCCGAGACGGCCGCGCAGGCGGGCAGGGATGTGCAGCAACAGGCGCAACAGCAGAGGGAGGAGGCCGAACGGCAAAAGGCGGCCGCGCTCCCCGAACTGAACAAAGCGCGGCAACTGGATGCGGAGATCGAGACGCTGAAGCCGGCGCACGCGCAGCAGCAACGGCAATGGCAGGACGCCGGGCAGGCCCTGGATAAAATCAAAGGCGCGCTCGCGGGCAAAGAGAAAGAAAACCATGCCGCCGCGGCGGCGCGCGAACAGGTTTCGGCCTGGCTGAACGAACACGCGCACCTGGAAACCCTGAGCCGGCAATGGCCGCGCTGGGAGGCTTTGTTCGCGCAGGGCAGGGAGACGCTGGTCCGGCTGCAAACTGCCGGCAACACGCTGGCGGCCTCTGAACATGAACTGGCTGCATGCCGGCGTCAGGTCGCGGCGTCGGCAACCCTGCTCGAACAACTGCGCGGCGACAGCGAGCAGGCCGAACAGACACAGAAGACCCTGGCGCAGGAAGCCGCCGCCTTCGATGCTGCGGCCTTGCTGGAGTCCAATCGCGGCAGCCAGGAGCGGCTGGCACGGCTCAGGACGGCCGAAGCGGTCTGGCGGCGGCTTCTGGAATTGCAATCCGCCCACGGCGTGCAAAGCGAAAAGTTGCAGGGCTTAACCGAGAGCCGGCAACGGCAAAGCGCCGAACGGCAGGCGCTGCGTCAGGAATTGCCGAACTGGATCGCATGTCACGAACAGGCCGGCAAAATGTTCGACTTGGCCAAAATGGCCAGCAGTCAAAATGTCGAGCAAATGCGCGCGACGCTACGGGATGATGAAGCATGCCCGGTGTGCGGTTCCCTACAGCACCCCTTTGCGGATATCCGGCATCCTTATCGCGACCAGCTGGATGCGCTGGAGCGAGAAGTGGCGGCTTGCCTGGAGCGGCGCCAACAGGGCGAACAACAGGACAGCCGTCTCGGCCTTTCGCTTGAGCAGCACGATAAACAGATCGCCGAATTGAAAGCTGATCTGGCGGCAACGGCCGATCAAATCGGCCAACAGCAAATCCAGTGGCATGCTCAGCCGCTGAAGGCCGAACTGGCTGCACGGGAGGCGGCAGCGTATCCGGATTGGTTCGCCAGCCAGATCGTCGCATCCGAGGCGCAACAGCAAAAAATCGCCGTTGAATTGCAGGCGATGACGAAGGTGAATGCCCGCTTGACGGAGGCGCGGCAACGCTTCGAAGGCTTGTTCGAAAAGCGCAATACCGTGCAAAAGCAGTTCGATGCGGCCGGGGAGGCGCTGAAACAAGCCGAATTCAACCGGCAAGCCGCGGCCGCAACGCGCCAAAGCGCAGCGGAGCAGCTCGACCGGCAGCTGGCCGAGCTGGATGTGGCCTTCGCGGATGCCGGATGGCGGCAGGACTGGATCCGCGCGCCGGAAGATTTCGCAAGCCGATGCAGCAAACAGGCGCAGCATTGGCAGGATCAGCAGAATAGGCAACTGCAACTGGCGGCGGAGATCGTCGTCTTCGAGACCGAGTTGAAAGCATTGACCGGTAATCTCGGGCAGGCCGGTGCGCAAGTGTCTACCGCGCAGACCGCATTCGCGGCGATTGACCGTGAATTGGCGGGCAAGAAGACTGCACGCGCGGCGTTGTTCGACGGGCAGGCGGTCAGTGTGATCGAGACGCGGCTCGAGCAAAACATCTCCGGCGCCAAAAAACGATTCGAGGCCGCGGCCGAAGCCGCCGCGCAAAGCCAAACCCGTTTGGCGACCTGCCGTGAAGCCCGGGAGCAAGCCCAACACCAGTGGAACACCAGGCAGGCGCAGCTTGGCCGCGCGCAGCAGGCCTTGAGCGCTTGGCTGGCCGCATTCAATCAAGCGCACGCCGCAGATAAACCGATCGAAGCGGCCGATTTGCGCGAGATTTTGCAGCAGAATCGCAGCGAGATTGCCGCCGAAAGGCTCGCGCTGGACACGCTGAAGGAGGCCCTGACGGGAGCCCAAAGCGTTCTGAGCGAGCGCCGCCGGCAATGCGAATCGCATCGGGAGACGCGCGCTTCTCTCGATACCGAAGACGCGCTGCAATCGCAGCTGAGCGAGTTGCAGAACCAGCTTGCCGCGGAGCAGAACCAGCGCACCGAGCTCGATCTGCAACGCCGGGCCGACGAGGCCAGGATCAAGACGTCTTCCGAATTGCAGGCTCAAATCGGGACGCAAGCGGCGGTCAGCGAGACCTGGGGCAAACTCGGCGCGCTGATCGGTTCGGCGGACGGCAAAAAATTCCGCAACATCGCCCAGCAACTGACGCTGGACATCCTGCTCGGCTACGCCAATCAGCATCTGAAAGACCTGAGCCGCCGTTACCGCCTGGAACGGGTCAAGGACACGCTGGCCTTGCAGGTCGTCGATCAGGATATGGGCGATGAAATCCGCTCGGTGCATTCCTTGTCCGGCGGCGAATCGTTTTTATTGTCGCTGGCGCTGGCATTGGGGCTGGCGTCATTGTCGTCGAACCGGGTCAAGGTCGAATCGCTGTTCATCGACGAAGGCTTCGGCAGTCTCGATGCCGAAACCCTGCGCGTGGCGATGGATGCGCTGGACACCTTGCAGTCCCTCGGCCGCAAGGTCGGCGTGATTTCGCACGTTCAGGAAATGACCGAACGGATCGGCGTCCGGATTCAGGTCAGGCGGGTCAGCGGCGGATCGAGCCATGTCGATGTGCAGGGAGTGTAA